The sequence TCGATTAGTTATCTCTGAATTCGCTTCTCTAGTTATCTTGCTGTGATTATAAATATACATAGTCTAATTAAATTTTCTTGCGAATAATTGTCATAGACTGAAGATCTCATGTCTCTAATTAAATACTATTATAAAATCTGTAAATGTCGTTCGCGTGAGAATCCAATGAAATTTTATATCTTATTTGCAGGGTCAAGATGTGATAGTAACATTTATAATGGTTCAACGTGCCGAAATCGGGCAAGTGTTTAAGATCGTTGGAAACAGTGACAAGCTGGGGAATTGGGAGCCTTCTAGAGTGGAGAACATGACATCGACTCCTGGCGATGCCTGGGCCATCTCTGTGGTatgttttgtttctctttcttactGTCTTCTCTAAACGTATTGATCTTAATCTTGGTTTTTTCAACAGAAATTGACGAAGGGAGCAGCATACGAGTACAAGCCAATAGTAGTCGACTCTGATAGTGGTAACACCTTGTGCTCGGCGAACGAGAACCGCCACTTAACTATTCCGGAAGATTATTCCAAGTCTGATTATGTGGAAACAGTGTTTTGGAGCATCTCTTGCGGTTACGATTGCCATGAAAACAATGCTTGCTCCGACCAAGGGAGGGTCTGTAACTTTTAATTACTCTTTTCTTCTCTTGTCAATAATAATACTACACAATAGCTTGGAACAAATTTGGATTAGATTTTTTAACTATACATTTCATTAATATTTTAGATTAGCTTATGTCTTTAACTAAATGCTACTTACTATAAATTTGATAAATGTAGTGCATATAAGAATCATAAGAAATTTGCCATCATTAGGTGCGTTTGCAGGGAGAAGATGTCATCGTAACATTTGTCTTGGTTCAAAGGGTGATGTCTGGGCGACAATTTAAGATCGTTGGAAACGCTCCTGAGATGGGCAGTTGGGTCCTTTCTAAAGTGGAGAACATGACACAGACTCCTGTAGATGTCTGGGCCAGCGCTGTGGTAtgttttgtttctctttttttatGTCTTCTCTAATCGGTTTTACCGAAGGAGCTTAGCTGAGCTTCATAAATGTATTGATCGTAATCTTCGTTCTGTTAAAAGACATTGAGGAAGGGAATAGCATACAAGTACAAGCCATACGTAGTGGACTCTGTGACCGGTTTCACCGAGTGCTTCGCTCACGAGGAACGCCCCTTAACTATTCCGGAGGATTATTGCAAGTCTAATTATGTGGAAACAGTGTTTTATAGCTTGGAGTGCGGTTACCAGTGCCATAACACCCCTGCTTGCTCCCTCCATGGTGACCGTAGTCGCCAGGTTATGTGATAATAGAAATGTAATAATGCAGTGCACCAACTCATAATCTTTCGGTACATTTGTTGAAAAAATAAGCATTGTACTTCGTATATATATTACGTTGATATAATAAGCCTTGCACTTCGTATCTATGTATCATCTGTCGTATGAGCGAAAATATAAAACTGCGCCTGTTGTTATCCTTGCTATGTCTTTTCTTCAATAATTAGAGTTTTTACTTAATTATGTTTCTTGGAGTATGCAAAACTGGCTAGTGATGGTTAGGGACATGATATTGAATTTTCATGGGCATTTTTAGGGAATTGTTTAAATTGCACATATTAAGCTTATACTTTTAGACTTAAAAGTGCTAAACACttagagttgactgatattttctaggcttaatatgttgcttaatgtgtgtggtcacactaagaatatacttctaggcttaaaagtgttaaacacttagagttgactaacatgctctaggcttaatatgttgcttagtgggtGCGGTTTAAGGCTGCCCCATTTTTAGTATTTCCgttcaattttttaatttcttttttatgtGAGATCCGCAAGGAACCAATTTTTTAAGTTTTCCATATTATGTGTTTGGGAGTACTCTTTCAATTAAATCTCATTCATGATGTGAGCTGACTATCATTGTTTAAAGATGTTGAATGTTTACATTAAATGAAACTTCACCTCTTCATTGTAAATCATTCCGTTTTATATAATAATTTGTACAAATTTTAAAGTGGTGATTTTCTTTTTGTGTTTAGTATGGTTCAAACCTGCACTTAGTCATTATCATCACAAGCTTATATGTTGGCTGATCCAATGTGCTCATAGGTTTGAGCCTCAACTTTGTCATATGGGGATGCTCCCCTTGTTTGTGACCTCACCACTTTGTAGCTCTAAGTCAAAAGGATTCCACATGGTATCGAAGAGCATGTCAACCCAACATCACTTGTCATGTTATAaaatcaattatttataaaatagtataaattataaattatacaaCATACAAATAAAAGCAATTCTCATTATTAAATATTTGTTGTTGGTTGttccaaatttatttattttatgagcCTCAATGAGGATGTCTTGATttgtaataaaaaattaataaataaaacatgcTTATGTTAGTCTTGGATCATAATTTGACCGTTGTTTATCATGTTTCACTCTTGTTCCATTGATGTTATATAAACTCTACTTTGAATTTTAGAAATTGGTTAGAATACTTAATATTATCATACTTACTTTGCAAagcataattttaaattattaagggTAATAATTGTTATGCTCTAAAGTTAATGaacatcaaacaacttacaacatGTGTATTTTATAATTGAAAATATCTGATGTGTAGGATAAAAAGCTTATTGTAGTTTTAAAGTGCTTTGGTaccatttgattatttattttcgAACGAATTATTACAAAAAAGTATGAAATATTTTGTTCCATATTTATTCCACAAGAACATAGCAAGTAACAATCTCCAAATTTTCCAAACTAAACGTCAATTAAGCTTTCTAGGATTCTATATGAAGATCAACGAAGATCAACAATCACTAGATGTCGACCTAATACTTTTATAGTTTGAGATGTATTCtttaatgttgatatgcttttccAAAGGAGAAAATCCACACTATTATTATTATCTATAGTACACTTATAATATGATTTGTTCAACTATAATATAATCTAAGATTAATATAATTTGAATCACTTTTAAACATATGTAACTTATTATTCATTCCTATTTTATTGATCCTTATATCTTAGATCCTTTTCTGTCAATTAAATTTGATACATATATTCCTTGTCCTAGGCTAACCACTTTgtcatttaaaaatattattatcattACATATTTATTAAAATCGCAGTGGGTATAACAAGGATCCCTAAAATGCAAATATTTAAGTTTAGATTGAAACTTTCGTGTTCATTATATTGGATATTATGAACTGACTTAGAACACAATTTATGCAAAATATTATCTTAAACTAATCAAAACATACAATATACTCATAAACATATCAAGATATAGAAAGATCAGAGAGGAAAATATCTATATCATACATTAATTTTAAATGGAAATTAAAGAATATAGCACACATCATCATCATATAGTCTAATAGCATGTCTATAAATGATGGTTGATCTtgatcatttttattatttaagaCAATTAAGGGTTTTGACCTAGTTTTTATGTGTTCAGCTATCAAGTTAGTGAGGTATTACATAATATTTTTAGAGACCACCTTCAAGTAAATATACATCTTGAAAGAGCAGAAGAGTAGATATTTTAAATCATATGGTATTCCATCAAAACCTATCAAGGGTAGTTTTGTAAGTAATTTTACTGGTGATATTTTGGTTTAATTTATTTAGATAGTTCATTGTCCTTCTCTTTAGAGCAACTAGACCAACATCCAACAAGGAAACATATTATTTTTAAGGGGGAAAAAAGAAAAGCAAAAACCCTCATAATTATGAATATGACATAAATCCTAAGAAAATACAATGAGATAAATAGAAACTGGGTTTATAATAGAAAGGATTTCATATTCCACATGtttggaataaattaaatgaattaaattaacacACATGTGAACTCAAATAAGATAACGGACTTTTAAGGATTTCTTAGAATGTTTCTACAagtaacaaataaaatgagattaAATTTATGACGTTAACATTAATTCCTAACACCCACCCTTTTGCCTTAGTGATTTTACCTCAAAGCCTTCAATGGGGTCTAATCCATGATTATAACAATGATGGAGATAATTATCTTTACCAAGTGACTTGATGAGAATATCTAAAACTTGATCTAAATCTTTAGAATACAAtagaaaaaattatttttcttaattgGCCCTTGGATCATCACTATGCAAATGTGAAGGAGACTCTTGAGGTAGCCTTTAGTATTTAATTGATATTATTAACCATATGCATCTTTGGATGCATTGGTACAACCTGTATATTCACCTTGGGTAGAGCCAAGAGAagtagattgttggttttttattattCCATGGAATTGCACTTGATACAacaaagaaacaatatccacaagtgTATCTCCCATTATTGGGATATTCCCCTAGATCTCAATCAATATATCcttttaaataatttcatattttgCATCATTAAGAGACCAACATTATGAATATATCTTTTACTATATTTTATAATTCTATTTGCAAATTCAAAATGAGTTTGCCGAGATTTAGAGATGAATCTACAAACTAACTAATATAATATGCTTCCTTTCCATTACACTAATGTGTTAAGGTGTATAGGAAAAACTTAGTTCATGATTAACACAATATTATTTTAAAGAACCAATGAAATGATTATTGACATATGCCTTATCATAATTAATTCTTACAATTACAAGTTTTAAAAAAATTGCTTTCACCAAATATgagaaatttagaaaaataatcaatttaagaacttgatccttactatgaagaaaAGAGATCCAACTTTATAAGCATCAAACAATTTAGTTTTATACCATGATTTGGATGATGGAATTTTTCATGGGTCCAAAAAAAGTTACTATGAATGAGGTGCAACTAAAGTTCCCTCCATGGTTAACCTCGTAGAAAGGGCTCCCTACACATCTTACCAAAACATGAATCAATGTGCATACAAATAGGTGGCATAAAACCATATTAGGAATTTTACAACAAGGAAAAATTGTTAGCATTTCTTAGTAATCATTGAAATTACTATTAATACTTAATAGGGCAAAATTGTCGGAGAACTCATACAACTTACAAAAAGTATAAGTTGGCATCTATCCAATGAGACTCACGTGGATCCTTCATGCACTGAGATATGGCTCACAACATACATAATATCAATTCTAGTGGTTTTTAGGTACATGAGGTTGCATGACAAACTTAAATACATAGTAGCATCAACTTTGGGGCTTAAATCTTTATTAATTTATCACCAAGTGCTATGGGGGTTGCAAGTACTTTTCATGCCACcattataaatttttttaataaattggcTACATGCTTGGTATGGAAAATATatatctttttctattttttgtacTTACAAACCAAGAAAAAAGTTCATGAGTCCTAGATATTGTTGGCAACAGaaaagaaggacaactgagagggggggggggtggtgaattagttgtcaccacaTTGATCAATTTCAACCTTTAATGCAAATCTAATTAACTGCAGTAACAAAAAAGATAAACAAACACaatagcacaacacataacaccaagacttTTATATTGAAAACCCAGTCAatgaaaaaaccacggtgggacccTACTCACAATtaaatgatactctatagtagtatgtgaaataattataatggggaACACAGATGCATTCAGGCTAACTACCTGGAGTTCACTTCTCAAGATATAATaccctggaaggctacaaccttcaaggaaggttcactaccttatagagaagtctcactaacttacaaacaAATTCAGACAACTATCTGAAATCAAGTGAACTGAaggaatagcatctactaatgcttgatgataCTTCCtcttaagcacatatgtctactcTATAACTCTTCAATCTCTGCTCAAACATAGCACCGAAAGATGTAATCACTTGTTTGCACCTTCTCAATTCTTTGGTAATGTAGAAACTTTACCAAAATATGAATTACATCAATAATGCATCCATATAtaccgatcatcaaccttgacaacaaggtcgactcaacTCAAAAAAGCTTAATTACAAAATCTCATTACACGATACAAatactattatttttattttctattcatTTGTGTAATAATAGCAGTCGAAGcacaacatgggaaacaataaaaaaatcaaaatagaactatataatattatattattaatatttgttgtaataatatgtaatattattattacaattattattatttttattttctattcatttgtgtaataatattattatatactgttattattaatttatatatttttcactattatgatattattttataatttattgaaaataatattcaaaatataaatttgaaagatttgaaatttattatattatttttagttataatattatttttgtagttttattagtaatataatattaatagagtgccatatgataagtataatactattatattcttattttgaaactgtaatattattttatagttattaagtgtataatatTAGGGTCAGGGATTAAATATTGGTTAGAGTTAGGGCtagaattatggttaggggtgGTACTGAGCATCAAATTTAAATCAATAGACTTCCATGGTTTTAATTGAAGCTAAGAAAGTTTTcttaaaaaaatgaaatcaagcatgcccttaagaatttagATAGAACCCTTGAAACTTCCACCAAAATTAGAATCCTAAAAGTTATCGCCCAAACCAAAGCCATCGGATATATAGACTAACCTCTCACCGAAATGTCTAGTTTGACCAAAATGGTACACCTACAGTATCGAAGAAATGTATCAATGTTTCATTGGTAAGATGAATTATCGA is a genomic window of Cryptomeria japonica chromosome 7, Sugi_1.0, whole genome shotgun sequence containing:
- the LOC131856619 gene encoding uncharacterized protein LOC131856619 encodes the protein MAVQLKSLALLFLFVGALCLHAVRSSGQDVIVTFIMVQRAEIGQVFKIVGNSDKLGNWEPSRVENMTSTPGDAWAISVKLTKGAAYEYKPIVVDSDSGNTLCSANENRHLTIPEDYSKSDYVETVFWSISCGYDCHENNACSDQGRVCNF
- the LOC131856318 gene encoding uncharacterized protein LOC131856318, producing MSGRQFKIVGNAPEMGSWVLSKVENMTQTPVDVWASAVTLRKGIAYKYKPYVVDSVTGFTECFAHEERPLTIPEDYCKSNYVETVFYSLECGYQCHNTPACSLHGDRSRQVM